One part of the Coffea eugenioides isolate CCC68of chromosome 10, Ceug_1.0, whole genome shotgun sequence genome encodes these proteins:
- the LOC113748712 gene encoding dolichyl-diphosphooligosaccharide--protein glycosyltransferase subunit STT3A-like isoform X1, producing MFVSVFEVAEEFELNSRYVESTISYVVLGTLLAALVPVLGFNPVMASEHFASFLVFIIIHVVALVYYIKGILSLRMLKVAVTLVFSVGLVICCAMVTVLIALVASSPTKGWSGRSLSLLDPHAFCHFLMQAPLASFT from the exons ATGTTTGTTAGCGTATTTGAAGTGGCAGAGGAGTTTGAATTGAACTCCAGATATGTTGAATCCACAATTTCTTATG TTGTCTTGGGAACATTGTTGGCTGCTTTGGTCCCTGTTCTGGGCTTTAATCCGGTCATGGCATCCGAgcattttgcttcatttttg GTGTTTATTATTATTCATGTTGTAGCTCTTGTTTACTATATTAAAGGGATTCTGTCACTAAGAATGTTAAAAGTGGCTGTTACGCTTGTGTTTTCAGTTGGCCT GGTAATTTGCTGTGCCATGGTGACTGTACTTATAGCATTAGTAGCCTCCAGCCCAACTAAGGGTTGGAGTGGGCGTAGTCTAAGTCTGCTTGATCC GCATGCTTTTTGCCACTTTCTGATGCAAGCTCCTTTAGCATCCTTTACATAG
- the LOC113748712 gene encoding uncharacterized protein LOC113748712 isoform X2, whose amino-acid sequence MGQIFHLNLEYWFNFADSDGDSRLTGNDAMKIFAMSNLSRPELKQLSWEHCWLLWSLFWALIRSWHPSILLHFWVICCAMVTVLIALVASSPTKGWSGRSLSLLDPHAFCHFLMQAPLASFT is encoded by the exons ATGGGTCAAATTTTCCACTTAAATCTTGAGTATTGGTTCAACTTCGCCGACTCag ACGGCGATAGCCGCTTGACTGGCAATGATGCTATGAAAATTTTCGCCATGTCCAATTTGTCTAGGCCTGAACTCAAGCAG TTGTCTTGGGAACATTGTTGGCTGCTTTGGTCCCTGTTCTGGGCTTTAATCCGGTCATGGCATCCGAgcattttgcttcatttttg GGTAATTTGCTGTGCCATGGTGACTGTACTTATAGCATTAGTAGCCTCCAGCCCAACTAAGGGTTGGAGTGGGCGTAGTCTAAGTCTGCTTGATCC GCATGCTTTTTGCCACTTTCTGATGCAAGCTCCTTTAGCATCCTTTACATAG